DNA sequence from the Bradyrhizobium diazoefficiens genome:
CTCCAGCAGCACGCAGCCAACGATGGCCCCGAGCGGGCCGCCGATGCCGCCGGCCAGATTGGCACCACCGATCACGGCGGCCGCAATCACGTTGAGCTCGTAGGAGGTCGCCATGTTGGCCGGCGCCGAGCCGAGCCAACCGGAGATGATGATACCCTGGAGTCCCGCGGCGAGCGCGCAGATTACATAGACCTCGATCTTCACCCGCCCGACCGAAATGCCTGTCAGCTCCGCCGCCTTCTCGTTGCCGCCGAGCGCGAAGACGTGACGGCCGAAACTCGTGTGATGCAGTACGACCGCCATCACGGCAGCGAGTATCACCAGATAGATGAAAGGCGCGGGCACGCCGAACACGTCACCCGATGTCAGCGCATAGAAATAATCGGCATCGGGCCCGCCGGGAAAGCTGCCACGGCCGTTCGAGACGACATAGGCAAGCCCGCGCACGATCGAGAGCATGCCGAGCGTGGTGACGAAGGGCGACAGCCCGAGCACCGCAATGCAGAAGCCATTGACGAGCCCGACGATGAACGCGGTGCACAGCCCTGCAAGCACCGAGATCAGAAGAATCAATCCGGGCACATTGGCGACGACGGTCTTGCCATCGG
Encoded proteins:
- a CDS encoding ABC transporter permease, yielding MAMPLESPVMFSNVGKARWWRRGIFASQTGYVILALLVLMVVMRFASPYFFTEGNMQNVAKNFSFIAIATLGITFVIITGGIDLSVGSMMCFSAMITSMVMVELSAPGSAFVHLAADGKTVVANVPGLILLISVLAGLCTAFIVGLVNGFCIAVLGLSPFVTTLGMLSIVRGLAYVVSNGRGSFPGGPDADYFYALTSGDVFGVPAPFIYLVILAAVMAVVLHHTSFGRHVFALGGNEKAAELTGISVGRVKIEVYVICALAAGLQGIIISGWLGSAPANMATSYELNVIAAAVIGGANLAGGIGGPLGAIVGCVLLEVIRNGLVLAQVNSYWQQTLVGVIIILAVLVDRIRSRMT